Proteins encoded by one window of Aphis gossypii isolate Hap1 chromosome X, ASM2018417v2, whole genome shotgun sequence:
- the LOC126551837 gene encoding uncharacterized protein LOC126551837 has protein sequence MASITVMLMIIPIIAISILTAQITNEIDLSTATSITAPRELLFRCPSLRAAEYEVTVLNSVSALIAGCAYITYSSSILIQQSYLMWFGSKEEKGQDCYNPNLEYFRYNCLTKDLVLNKDTIEGLMYLRLYADDYNKTGTPDYKCALYETINGNRTHFRFAISPNKTCKGLIDVLYPPRDMLFSDSNPGAVLLSFNSKNFDNLD, from the exons ATGGCGTCAATAACTGTTATGCTGATGATCATACCAATCATCGCAATTTCCATTCTTACAGCACAAATAACAAACGAAATAGATTTGTCAACGGCAACAA GTATTACAGCCCCCCGAGAATTATTGTTTCGATGCCCGTCACTGAGGGCCGCAGAATATGAAGTAACAGTATTAAATTCGGTTTCGGCGTTAATTGCTGGTTGTGCATACATAACATATTCATCGAGCATATTGATACAGCAATCATATCTGATGTGGTTTGGCAGTAAAGAAGAAAAGGGGCAAGATTGCTACAATCCGA ATTTGGagtattttcgttataacTGTTTAACAAAAGATCTCGTCTTGAATAAAGACACAATCGAAGGACTGATGTACTTAAGACTGTACGCAGACGATTATAACAAAACTGGTACACCGGATTACAAATGTGCA TTGTACGAGACAATCAATGGAAACCGCACTCATTTCCGGTTTGCGATTAGCCCGAACAAAACGTGCAAAGGATTGATTGACGTTCTTTACCCACCACGAGATATGTTGTTTTCTGATTCCAACCCTGGGGCCGTGTTGTTATCCTTCAATAGCAAAAATTTCGATAACCTAGATTAA
- the LOC114131460 gene encoding uncharacterized protein LOC114131460: MELTRKFGFLNLTVLEHFTDMDLVHVHCKQQINLCGIHHIRSLGKLLVAQSEILKNRSHRLYYVLHKFNNMILPLDDNIAFDVFLDWFLYKSVNNVYAVVENLTTTNFKKVVTLHLNQMPRLDLDSANLSFKQTISKPFSHRPMEPELNSPDGPPSSRQSRGSISNSTTSTISKNVSKTSKNEEAA, translated from the exons ATGGAACTCACGAGGAAATTCGGATTTCTGAATCTGACAGTTCTAGAACACTTCACGGACATGGACCTTGTGCATGTTCACtgtaaacaacaaataaatctATGCGGAATTCATCATATAAGATCATTGGGAAAACTTTTAGTTGCCCAATCGGAAATACTGAAAAACCGATCACATCGTCTATACTACGTGCtacataagtttaataatatgatattgccACTAGACGACAACATCGCATTTGATGTGTTCCTCGATTGGTTTTTATACAAAAGCGTGAATAATGTATATGCAGTCGTTGAAAACCTCACAAcgacaaatttcaaaaaa GTAGTTACATTACACCTGAATCAAATGCCCAGATTAGATTTGGACTCGGCTAATCTTAGTTTCAAGCAAACGATTTCCAAACCATTTAGTCACCGGCCCATGGAACCGGAATTAAATTCACCAGATGGACCGCCTTCTAGCAGaca ATCTCGTGGTTCCATATCGAATTCAACTACATCAActattagtaaaaatgtatccaAAACATCCAAAAATGAAGAAGCAGCATAA